CGCCATCTGACACGGTGTTATTGGCAAAGTCACCACACATGGAGTTAGGGATAAATTAATATCAACATCTTTGCCTTCAACTAAATGATAATTATCGGTTATAATATCCGTAATTATTGAATCTAAAGCAATCGGTTGCTCTGGAAATGGCTCACTATTTTCATAGCCGAGCCAGAGTACGGTTTCCGTAAGCTTTTTCATATCTTTAATGGCACGTTCTATTCGGTGTACTGTCTCTTGACAATCATCGGAAATAATCAATTGAGATAAATAACGCTTTAATAGTTCTACATTCATACCCGCCACGGCAATCGGGGTTCGCAATTCGTGACTAGTGGTTTTCAATAGAAATTGCTCTTTTGAGACAATATTTTCCATATTTATAAACGATTGCTGGAAGGGGATGGCAACCGTGTTTAATTCTTTAAAAGAAAAATCTGGAATCGCATCATGCATGTTACTCGCTGACAAATTACGAACCCAAAGCTCTAGCTTGCCTAAAGGCCGTAGAAAGTGTAGTACCATCCATGTTATAAAGAAAAAAGCGAATATTAATGAAAGCGATAACACAAAAAGCAGCGGACTTGCAGTATCGAGTATATAGGTTGTAATCTCATGAGAAATTTCGCTAAGTTGTTCCCAATCTTCATCATTTTCAAATACGACATAAATAGGACTGTTATCATGTAAATATTTGAGACCAATAATATAGCTTATACCTTGAAGTTCTATATTTTGATAACCTGGCTCTTCTACATTTTTTTTAAAATAGTTTGATAACTCATTAGGCAAGTCAGCTGGGTTTTTAGTAAATATTACCCCTTCATCACGTGGTAACTTTGCATTGTTGCTTTTCTGATAAGCGATATTGTATCGTTCAATCTCATCATCGAGCATCCAAACAATTGTTATTTCAGTGCCTTCACCCAACATTAAAATAGCAACACTGTTGTAAACAATAAATAACACGATCAATATTGTCGACTGAATTGACAAAATGAATTTACGGATACTCTTCTGGAATTTCATTGGGCTCCCTTATCGCAAATCCATGCCCTCTAACTGTTTCGACCAATGAGATTTTACTATCACCGTCAACAATTTTTCTCAGTTTATGTATTTGTACTTTTAAATTATTACTGCCAGGGGGCTCATCCCCCCATACTGTTTGTACTAAATCGTTACGATCAACTACATTTGGACTTTTTCTCAGGAGGAATTCTAATATAGTCCAACAAACTGGCGTCAGTATCAGTTCATTGTTAGCTCGAGTTACTTTTTTTCGCTCTATATCCATACAAAGATCCGCAACTTGAAGTTTTAAACTCTGGCCACTTTTTCTTTTTGCCAAAGCTCTTAAACGAGCTAACAATTCATCTAGTGCAAACGGCTTAATCAAATAGTCATCTGTGCCTGCATCAAATCCTGCTAATTTATCAAATAAAGTACCACGTGCAGTCAACATTAATATTGGCGCATCAATTCCCTGACTTCTTAATTTCTGACAAACGGATAGGCCATCTAAACCAGGTAGATTAATATCTAAGATAAACACATCATATTTATTCTTGACGGCAAAATTAAAGCCTGCGTGCCCATTACCGACATAGTCGGTATCAAACCCTTCTAAGGTTAGAAATTGAATAATGGTTTTGGCCAAATCAACATTATCTTCTATTAATAAGACTCTGGTATTCATCAAATTCCTTCACTTAAGCATGACTACAGCAATAACTCAGTTACTTGTTCACGACTTAGAAACGATTGGGGACTTGCAGTTGCTCCGTAAGCACCTGACATTAATATAGCGATGTGATCTCCAACATTTGCACTTGGTATATTGATATTGGTGGCAATGATATCCAAAGGTGTACACAAGGGCCCAACAATATTCACCTCTTCTTTGAATTTACTATCAACCTTATTAGCTATCAACACTGGGTAATTCTTCCTGATCACCTGTCCAAAGTTTCCTGAGTTTGCTAGATGATGATGCATGCCGCCATCACATACGAGGAACTTCTTCTCCCTTGAAACTTTCTTGTCGATCACTTTGGTCAAATAAAGGCCCGCTTGCGCAACTAAATATCTTCCTAATTCCAAGTGAAATTCCGTTTTTGTAAACGCTGGCGGTAACTTATCAATATATATAGCTAAGTTTGAGCAAACCCTGGCAATATCTAACGGCTTTTCGTGTTGAAAATAAGTAACACCAAAACCACCGCCAATATTGATTTGTTTTGGTATAACTTTCGCGGCATTTGATAACTCAACAGCTAGCGAAATGGTACGCTGATAGACATCACTCAATAGTTCAGCAGATAATATTTGAGAGCCACAAAAAATATGAAAGCCAACAAAATGGCAATATTCACGATTTATTGATTGGATAAGTTTAGGAACTTTTTCACTATCTACGCCAAATGGCTTGGCACCACCGGTCATTTTCATGCCTGCACCTCTAATATGAAATGCAGGGTTCACACGTAAAGCGATATTAGCCTTCTTGCCTATTTCTTTGGCATGGACAGATACTCGAGCCAGCTCAGATTCTGACTCTACATTGATTACAACACCAGCGGTTAGAGCAGCGACTAACTCTTTATCAGACTTGCCAGGTCCTGCAAGGCTCACTTTATTTGCTGGCATACCAGAAGATAATGCAATCATTAGCTCTTTATGCGAAGCAACATCCAATCCATTGACTTGGCTGGCAATATGAGAAACTAACGCAGACATTGGATTTGCTTTAACTGCGTAATGTAAGTGAACTCGGTTTGGTAAAAGTCTTTTTACCTGCTCAATCGTTCGGCTAATCATGTGGCGGTCGTAAATATAGCAAGGGCTGTCACCAGCAATGTTAATAATTTCTGAAGCGGTTTTGCCTGCAAAAACTAGCTGATTGTTGACAATTAGCTCTTGAAAGTCGGTTTGATTGATATTCATTGCGAATCAACTACTCAAAAAAGTGATTATATTTAGATTTAATTTTCGCCCTATCGAACTTCCCATTGGGGTTTTTAGGTAGTTCTGGCCAAAAGTCGATAAATTTAGGCCTCATAAAGTTAGGCAGTTCGGTAGTAATGTGTCGACCAATAGCACGCCTTGTCGCAAATAAGTCGTAATCTTCTGAAACCGCGACGACAGCGACAATAGCTTGTCCTAATTCAGGGTGATCTGCAGGAACAACTACGGCTTCTTCAACTTGGGAGCAAGCATAAAGTACATCTTCAACCTCAGTTGCACTGACTCTGTAGCCAGAAGTTTTGATCAAATCATCATTGCGAGATACAAAGTAAAGGTATCCGTCAGCGTCCTTCTTAACAATATCTCCTGACCAAACAGCTAACTCTTGTCGGTTCAATTCGGATCTAGAAAATGGTGCTGCTTTGAAACGTTGCGCTGTTTTTGCGGGAGAATTCCAATATCCCTGTGCGACAAGTGGTCCACAATGTACTAGCTCACCCTCTTCCCCTGGTTCGCACTCCTCTCCGAGACTATTTATGACGTATATTCTCGCATTGGGAATGGCTTTTCCAAATGAGTTAGGTCGAGACGTCGCCTCTTCTGGAGGGAGATAACAAGATCGAAACGCTTCTGTTAGACCATACATTAAAAATGGTTTGCTTGTAGGAAGTTTATCTAGCAATTTATCTAACGTAGTTCTCGGCATTGCGCCTCCAGAATTACAAAAATACCTAAGCTGCTTAGTAACACTTTCAGGCCAGTTCATCACTGATAATTTATTCCATAGGGTAGGAATTAACGACAAACCAGTAATTGAGTGCTGTTCTAGTGAGTTAATAATATCTTGCGGAAATAAGTATTCCATCAGAAAACAACTGCCACCTGCAAAAAATGATGTCGTCAACTGACTAAAGCCATAGTCAAAGCTTAGCGGCAAAACAGCAAGCACTCTGTCAGACGGGGTTATAGCCAAATACTGTGAAACACTTGCAGCTCCTACCACTAGATTTTGGTGTGATAAGACAACACCTTTTGGTGCCCCTGTACTGCCTGATGTATAAAAAATAGCAGCAATATCTGTTGAAATCACAGTTGGTAACGCAACAGAATCATTAGCTAAAGTTAGAAATTGCTCCCAAAAACATACCTTAGGTTTATAGGCAGAAGTTTCATCTCGAACATAACATGGGCTTAGAATGGATTGCGCAAACACCGCGCTGCAGCTATCAATCAAGATAATATGCTCTACTGAGTTAGGTAGTGATTCTGACAGTGTTTGATACCGCTGCTGGGTTGTAATTAACACCTTTGCCTGACAATCATCAACGATATGATTCACTTGTTTCGCTTTTAACACAGGGTTAATTGGAACAAACACTCCCCCCGAGACAGATGTTGCGAACATACACATCACCGCTTGGTTAGACTTTGGCAAATAAATTACTACTCGCTCTCCTTTGCTTATGTCGATAGAACTGAACGACATTGCTAG
The nucleotide sequence above comes from Alteromonas naphthalenivorans. Encoded proteins:
- a CDS encoding pyridoxal-dependent decarboxylase, exosortase A system-associated, with the protein product MNINQTDFQELIVNNQLVFAGKTASEIINIAGDSPCYIYDRHMISRTIEQVKRLLPNRVHLHYAVKANPMSALVSHIASQVNGLDVASHKELMIALSSGMPANKVSLAGPGKSDKELVAALTAGVVINVESESELARVSVHAKEIGKKANIALRVNPAFHIRGAGMKMTGGAKPFGVDSEKVPKLIQSINREYCHFVGFHIFCGSQILSAELLSDVYQRTISLAVELSNAAKVIPKQINIGGGFGVTYFQHEKPLDIARVCSNLAIYIDKLPPAFTKTEFHLELGRYLVAQAGLYLTKVIDKKVSREKKFLVCDGGMHHHLANSGNFGQVIRKNYPVLIANKVDSKFKEEVNIVGPLCTPLDIIATNINIPSANVGDHIAILMSGAYGATASPQSFLSREQVTELLL
- a CDS encoding acyl-CoA ligase (AMP-forming), exosortase A system-associated; translated protein: MQQAILQSLHSLLFAQANIRPNDRALGDSSGWLSYQALQNHIKNLAMSFSSIDISKGERVVIYLPKSNQAVMCMFATSVSGGVFVPINPVLKAKQVNHIVDDCQAKVLITTQQRYQTLSESLPNSVEHIILIDSCSAVFAQSILSPCYVRDETSAYKPKVCFWEQFLTLANDSVALPTVISTDIAAIFYTSGSTGAPKGVVLSHQNLVVGAASVSQYLAITPSDRVLAVLPLSFDYGFSQLTTSFFAGGSCFLMEYLFPQDIINSLEQHSITGLSLIPTLWNKLSVMNWPESVTKQLRYFCNSGGAMPRTTLDKLLDKLPTSKPFLMYGLTEAFRSCYLPPEEATSRPNSFGKAIPNARIYVINSLGEECEPGEEGELVHCGPLVAQGYWNSPAKTAQRFKAAPFSRSELNRQELAVWSGDIVKKDADGYLYFVSRNDDLIKTSGYRVSATEVEDVLYACSQVEEAVVVPADHPELGQAIVAVVAVSEDYDLFATRRAIGRHITTELPNFMRPKFIDFWPELPKNPNGKFDRAKIKSKYNHFFE
- a CDS encoding response regulator transcription factor, which translates into the protein MNTRVLLIEDNVDLAKTIIQFLTLEGFDTDYVGNGHAGFNFAVKNKYDVFILDINLPGLDGLSVCQKLRSQGIDAPILMLTARGTLFDKLAGFDAGTDDYLIKPFALDELLARLRALAKRKSGQSLKLQVADLCMDIERKKVTRANNELILTPVCWTILEFLLRKSPNVVDRNDLVQTVWGDEPPGSNNLKVQIHKLRKIVDGDSKISLVETVRGHGFAIREPNEIPEEYP
- a CDS encoding sensor histidine kinase, with amino-acid sequence MKFQKSIRKFILSIQSTILIVLFIVYNSVAILMLGEGTEITIVWMLDDEIERYNIAYQKSNNAKLPRDEGVIFTKNPADLPNELSNYFKKNVEEPGYQNIELQGISYIIGLKYLHDNSPIYVVFENDEDWEQLSEISHEITTYILDTASPLLFVLSLSLIFAFFFITWMVLHFLRPLGKLELWVRNLSASNMHDAIPDFSFKELNTVAIPFQQSFINMENIVSKEQFLLKTTSHELRTPIAVAGMNVELLKRYLSQLIISDDCQETVHRIERAIKDMKKLTETVLWLGYENSEPFPEQPIALDSIITDIITDNYHLVEGKDVDINLSLTPCVVTLPITPCQMAISNVIRNAMQYTQAGYVLVELTNGKVTIKNEDSFDSSYDKSSSDYGFGLGLILVERICSLMHWHYTNQEISGGRLVKIDFLVNT